The Molothrus ater isolate BHLD 08-10-18 breed brown headed cowbird chromosome 1, BPBGC_Mater_1.1, whole genome shotgun sequence genome includes a window with the following:
- the TXNL4A gene encoding thioredoxin-like protein 4A isoform X1, which translates to MSYMLPHLHNGWQVDQAILSEEDRVVVIRFGHDWDPTCMKMDEVLYSIAEKVKNFAVIYLVDITEVPDFNKMYELYDPCTVMFFFRNKHIMIDLGTGNNNKINWAMEDKQEMIDIIETVYRGARKGRGLVVSPKDYSTKYRY; encoded by the exons ATGTCGTACATGCTGCCGCACTTGCACAATGGGTGGCAGGTGGACCAGGCCATCCTGTCGGAGGAGGACCGGGTCGTGGTCATCCGCTTCGGGCACGACTGGGACCCCACGTGCATGAAGATGGATGAGGTCCTGTACAGCATCGCCGAGAAG gTTAAAAACTTTGCTGTTATTTATCTTGTGGACATCACTGAAGTACCAGACTTCAACAAGATGTATGAGTTGTATGATCCCTGTACCGTCATGTTTTTCTTCAG GAACAAGCACATCATGATTGATTTAGGTACAGGTAATAACAACAAGATCAACTGGGCAATGGAAGATAAGCAGGAGATGATTGACATTATAGAAACTGTTTATAGAGGAGCCCGCAAAGGTCGAGGTTTGGTGGTATCGCCGAAAGATTATTCCACTAAATACAGATATTGA
- the TXNL4A gene encoding thioredoxin-like protein 4A isoform X2 → MYELYDPCTVMFFFRNKHIMIDLGTGNNNKINWAMEDKQEMIDIIETVYRGARKGRGLVVSPKDYSTKYRY, encoded by the exons ATGTATGAGTTGTATGATCCCTGTACCGTCATGTTTTTCTTCAG GAACAAGCACATCATGATTGATTTAGGTACAGGTAATAACAACAAGATCAACTGGGCAATGGAAGATAAGCAGGAGATGATTGACATTATAGAAACTGTTTATAGAGGAGCCCGCAAAGGTCGAGGTTTGGTGGTATCGCCGAAAGATTATTCCACTAAATACAGATATTGA
- the HSBP1L1 gene encoding LOW QUALITY PROTEIN: heat shock factor-binding protein 1-like protein 1 (The sequence of the model RefSeq protein was modified relative to this genomic sequence to represent the inferred CDS: inserted 1 base in 1 codon): protein MAAAEPLGTAELPQLAENLLCRLQENFEALTEKLTLRMEEMGERINDLEKRVADLMTDAGVENSDEELGLSAIYXGGSANSPQVCKPRLSIHREMCVA, encoded by the exons ATGGCGGCCGCGGAGCCGCTGGGAACCGCGGAGCTGCCGCAGCTg gcgGAAAATCTGCTCTGCCGGCTGCAGGAGAATTTTGAGGCTCTGACGGAGAAGCTGACGCTGAGAA TGGAAGAAATGGGCGAGCGCATCAATGACCTTGAGAAGCGCGTTGCTGACCTGATGACAGACGCTGGGGTAGAAAACAGTGATGAAGAATTGGGA CTGAGTGCAATAT AAGGGGGCAGTGCTAACTCACCCCAAGTGTGTAAACCGAGGCTGTCCATTCATAGGGAAATGTGTGTAGCTTGA